CCGACGACGACTGGACCCCCTACCGGCTCTTGATCCTGCCCTGCGTACCCCGGCGCAACAGTCTCTCCAACCGGACGTGGAACCGGTTGCGCCGCTGGGTGGAGGCCGGCGGCACCCTCTACCTCTCCTACGATGGGGCTGCCTTGCCCGGCATGGACGACGTCTTCGGGATCACGGTGCTCGACGCCCATCCGCGGGAGGCGGTCCACGGACCCGGGCCGTGGGAGCTGCTCCTGCACCCGGCGGCCTGCGATCCCGACGCCCTCCTCGAGCCGGATCCACGGGCCGGGGATGCCCGGCCCGTGGCCCGGCTCGTCCCGCCCGCGCGCTCCGCTCCCCGCAAGCGGCTGGTGGCATCGCCCACCGGCGCCCGCGTGCTGGGGTGGATTCGACCGGTCCGCCCCGGCGGCGACGGCGATGCCGACCGCGACCTCGCGACGTGGGACGAACCGGCGAGTTCGGACGAACCGGCCGTGTTCGTCCACCGCTACGGTCGGGGGTGGGCGGTGCTGGTCACCGATCCGCTGGAGTGGATCCTGGCATGCATGCCGGGGGCATATGGCGCCGGCCGCGGAACGGGCTCCGAGACCGGGCGCCCGGCCGACGCCGCGGCAGGGGGCCAGGCGGCATCGGCCTCCCCCGCCGGGGTACCGCGGGCATCGGCGTGGGCGCCGGCACGATCGACGACGGCCGCCTGGCCGATCGCCACCCCGGCGGCTGGGGTGGCGCCGGCATCGGCGTCGGGGGTCACAGCCGTGCCCCAGGGCGAAGGCGGCGAGGTGGGGAGCGGCCCCACGTCCCTCCAGCAAGGCGGGGGGGCGTGGGGGAGCGTGAAAGATGCCGAGGGACGGAGCTCCTCCCGTTCGCGGCCCGGGACCGGTCCCCTGGGGCCCGAGCAGGTCTACCGCTTGGCCGCCGGGCTGGCCGGCATCGTCCCGGAGTGGGAGGCGGACCATCCCGACGTGGAGACGGGGGTGCTGGTCCCCGGCGCCGTCGACGGTGGGCACCAGGTCGGCGAGTCCAATCCGGCCGGCCCGCTGGCGCCGGGCATCATCCCATCCCCTGGGGGACAGGTGGCGTCCTCGGCGGTGCCGGATCCATCCGCGGCGCCGGCGGCCCGATACCTGGTGGTGGTCAATCACCGCCCCGAACCGGTGACCGTGACCTTGTCGGGCCGAGGACCGGCGGAGCTCATCGACGTCGAGACCGGCAGCGCCCTGGCGTGCCGCCCGACGGGTCCACGGGAACGCGGACGACCGCGCTGGCAGACCCCGCCCTGGCGGCTGGAGCCCGGGGGGTGGCGGGTGTTCCGCATCGCTGGGGACGCCCTCGATGCGGCTGCCCTCTCCCGTTCGCGAGGCGATGGGGTGCCGTCGTGAGGCGTGGGCGGCGGCGACGCCACGCCATATGATCCTCCGGGTGGGCTGGCAGGCTGCCGTGCCGTCGGGTGGGGACCGGGCACGTCCCGCGGCCGCGCCGTCGGGTTCCCGTACCGCGGCGTGGGGGCACGGGGCACGGATAGAGAACCGGCCTGGGGGACGGCGGTGCCGCGAGGGGCCGGGCCCGGGCTGCTGCGGCACCGTGAAAGACCGGGAACCTTCCCTTTCAGGAGGGCCCTTTCAAGAGGGAAGGCGGCGGGCGCGGGGCCGGTTCGTCCGACGAAGCCGGTGCACGGCCCACGCCTGCCGCCGCAGCTCCTGGGATAGCTGCACGAGGCTTTCGAGGCTGTGGGCCGGCGCCAGCACGTCGACATACGGGAGCGCAACCTGCATGCCGCGCGCGAGGGGCTCGTAGCGGGGATCGCCCGCCAGCGGGTTCAGCCAGATCAGGGCCCGCACCCGCCGCCGGCAGGCTCGCAATGCCCGGTCCAGCAGGCCGAGATCGCCCCGATCCAGCCCGTCGCTGATCACCAGCAGCACGGTGTCCCGGTCGAGGAGATGGCCATATCGATCCGCCAGCCTCCACAAACCCTCCCCCAGCCGCGTTCCACCCGACCAGTCCGCGGTGACGGCCGCCGCCCGCGCCATGGCCGCCTCGGGTCGCGGCGTGCGCAGGACCGTGGTCAGGCGGGTGAGTCGCGTCCCCACGGCGAAGGTCTCGACCCGCCCCCCCTGCTGCTGCAGGCCGTGGAGGAAGTGCAGGAAGAGCTGGCTGTAGACGTCCATGGACCCCGAGACGTCCAGCACGGCCAGGAGGCGCAGCCGGCCCGCACGCCGCCGCCGGCGCGGCCACTGGAAGAGGTCGCCCGCCTTGCGTGCGGCCTCGCGCAGGGCCCGCCGGCCGTCGATGGCGCCCTTCCGTGCCCGGACGAACCGGCGCGACGGCCGCGTGGCGAGCCACCGCCCCAGTTGGGAGGCGGCCGCCATCACCAGACGGCGGTCTTCGTCGTTTAGCAGCTGCACGTCCCGCCGGGTGAGCACCGCGAGGGGGCTGTAACCGCCGGGGCTCCCCCCTGCCCGGGCCTGCCAGGCGCGGCTGCCGTGGGAGGGACCGTCGGCCTCGACGCCGGTGCCGGCCCCCGCCGACGCGGCCGCGGGAAGCACCGCCAGGATGAGGTGCAAGCCCAGATCCTGCACGCTGTCGGCACCAGGTGCGCGGGGGTGGTCGGGATCGCCGTCGGTGGCACGGGAGCCGGCGGCCTCGGCCGTCGGTCCCGTCCCATCGTCCGGATGCCCCGCCGGGTCCCCACCGGCCGGTTCGTCGCCCGCCTCCGCCGCGGAACGGGAGTCGGAACGGGCGTCGGGATGCCCGGGAGACGATCGCGAGGGCGCCGACGCCGCCTCCGACAGCGGGTCGCGGTCGGGAGGATGGGAGTCGTCCGCGGGATCCCCATGATGGCGGTCCCCCACGGGGTCGGAGGTGGCGGACGTCGCGGCAGGCCGCCGAGGGGCCAGCCAACCGGGAAGCCGCTGGCGCACCGGATCCCCCCAGAAGAAGGCATCCAGCTCCCGGTCCAGCACAGGGAGGTCTTCAGGCCGCCGGGCCAGGACGAGGCGCAAGGCCGATCGCACCTCGGCCGGGTCGCCCAGGTCCACGTGCTCCAGAGCTGCCAGCGCGTTCACGGCGTCAGCCGGGCTGGTGGGGAGCCCCATGGCCCGCAGGCGCCGGACCAGGAGGATCACGTGGTCGCGCAGGTTCTTCGTCGGCGTGTCTTGGCCGTTTGGCGTGTCCATGCCGTGCTGCGCCTCCGATAGGGACCGTGGGTGCGGCGCATGAGCACCGGCGGCGTTACAGCGTTTTGCGATGCACCCTGTGATGGGGGCCGCGGGTGCGGCACGACCCCCTGGTACGATGGCCCTGCCCTCCTCACGATCGGCGGTGCCCCTCGGGCGGTGCCGGAGCCTTGGCACCGCCTGCGCACCACAACCACGAGCCCGCCCGTTTCAATCCTCACACAGCGCCCGGGCCAGGGCAAGGCGAGGCCGGGATGCTGGCAACCTACCGTCAGCCGGCGGCACCAAGCCTGTCGCCAGGTGCAAGAATTCGCGCACGGGACCAAAAACGGTCCATGTCGAGGCGGCCACGGGCGGCAAGTTTCAATCCTCACCCGGCCTTTCGGCCGGGTGTGACGACAGGGCGTCGTTTATTATTTTCCGGCCCCTGGGCCGCGTTTCAATCCTCACCCGGCCTTTCGGCCGGGTGTGACCCCCTGACGACGCCCGAGATCGAGCAGGCCATCCAGTTTCAATCCTCACCCGGCCTTTCGGCCGGGTGTGACCCGCCGTATCGCAGCCAGCCCGAGGCGACGGCCGAGTTTCAATCCTTACCCGGCCTTTCGGCCGGGTGTGACGGCCCGGCAGGAACCCGGTGCGCACACGGCCGCGCGGGTTTCAATCCTCACCCGGCCTTTCGGCCGGGTGCGACCCCCAGCCCCCAAGATCACCCGGGCGCGTTCCTCGGGTTTCAATCCTCACCCGGCCTTTCGGCCGGGTGTGACTCGCGGTGCCGATGGAGTACCTTTGGCCGCCGATGCCGTTTCAATCCTCACCCGGCCTTTCGGCCGGGTGTGACGGCCGAGGTGGAGCGGTTGTGGCGAATTCTGAGCGTTTCAATCCTCACCCGGCCTTTCGGCCGGGTGTGACGTCGCGCGCATTGTGTTGCCCGGGCAGCCCCATTTGGTTTCAATCCTCACCCGGCCTTTCGGCCGGGTGTGACCCGAGACGGTCCTGTTTCAGGCTGCCAGTTCGGAAGTTTCAATCCTCACCCGGCCTTTCGGCCGGGTGTGACGTTACGGGGGCGGCCGACGTCGCGGGCCCGCTTACGTTTCAATCCTCACCCGGCCTTTCGGCCGGGTGTGACGTAGCCGCTCATGTCGTCAGGCTCACCGTCCCGAGTTTCAATCCTCACCCGGCCTTTCGGCCGGGTGTGACTTCCTCCCAGCGGCCCGGACGTGGCGGTCCTGCTGTTTCAATCCTCACCCGGCCTTTCGGCCGGGTGTGACAATCGATCTCGATCAATCGACCGTTCTCGACCCGCCAGTTTCAATCCTCACCCGGCCTTTCGGCCGGGTGTGACTCGCCGCGTGGGTCTCGAGTGGCGCGGCGGCCCTCGCGTTTCAATCCTCACCCGGCCTTTCGGCCGGGTGTGACTGCTGGCGCAGTGGCGGATGTGCTAGTATGCTGGTGTTTCAATCCTCACCCGGCCTTTCGGCCGGGTGTGACTCCCAGACCTCGCGGCTGTAGGCCACGTGGTGCTTGTTTCAATCCTCACCCGGCCTTTCGGCCGGGTGTGACGTCCGGGACCCGGCAAAGGGCAGCAGGGTAAGCGGTTTCAATCCTCACCCGGCCTTTCGGCCGGGTGTGACGCGCATTGGACTCGTAGGTGTAGAGGGTGACGGGCGTTTCAATCCTCACCCGGCCTTTCGGCCGGGTGTGACTAGGACCTCCATGGCTCATGCCCCCTGCCGCTCCAAGTTTCAATCCTCACCCGGCCTTTCGGCCGGGTGTGACGCCCGCGAGAAGCGGCTGAAGCCCTTGCGGCACTACCTGTTTCAATCCTCACCCGGCCTTTCGGCCGGGTGTGACCAGCGCCTCCTGCCCGCGGAATGTTGCGGACCAGGTTTCAATCCTCACCCGGCCTTTCGGCCGGGTGTGACCTTGCCACGCTTGCGGATCATGCCCTCCCCACCCCGTTTCAATCCTCACCCGGCCTTTCGGCCGGGTGTGACCCGAAGCCCTTGGCGTTGAACACGATGGGGCAGCGGTTTCAATCCTCACCCGGCCTTTCGGCCGGGTGTGACACCTGGTCAAGCTGGTGGGCCACGGCGATCAAGACGTTTCAATCCTCACCCGGCCTTTCGGCCGGGTGTGACACTTCTCTCGCTCCCGCGAGCCCGTCATTCCCTCAGCGTTTCAATCCTCACCCGGCCTTTCGGCCGGGTGACGTCCTAAACTGTCTGTAAACGCGAAGCGGTCTGGGCTACCATCGGTGGCGTCGGAAAACTCGCCCCAGCTGGGGCACACCGAGGAGGACCCAGACCTATGTCCAGGATACCACCCAGCCAGCAGTTGGCGGAGCTGGCCCGGCAGCTGGCCGCGCAGGCCCGGGAGGGTACTGAGGTCGAGGACCTGACCCATGCCCTCGTCCGCCTGGGCGCCCGCAAGCTCATCCAGGAGCTGCTGGAGGCAGAGGTCACGGAGCTTTTGGGGCGCGGACGCTACGAGCGGCGCGAGCCTGGCCAGGAAGGCGCCCGCAACGGCTACAAGCCGCGGACGCTGCGTTGCGCCGAGGGGCGGCTCGAGATCGACGTCCCCCAGGTGCGGGGCATGGAGGGACTGTGCCAGCCCACGCTGTGGAGGGCCCTCAAGCGGCGGACGGACGTGCTGGAGCGCCTGGTGGTGGAGATGTACGCCCGGGGCCTCTCTAGCCGGGACATCGAGGATGCGCTGGCGGAGCTGGCGGGCAGCGAAGCGCCGCTTTTGAGCCGGTCCACCGTGAGCCGGATCACCGAGGCGCTCCACGAGGAGTTCGAGGCCTTTGCCCAGCGGGACCTGTCAGGCCTCGACGTGGTGTACCTGTTCGCCGACGCCATCTACGAGTCGCTGCGCCGGCAGGCGGGCTGCCGTGAGGGCATCCTGGTCACCTGGGCCATCTTGAGCGACGGCAGCAAGGTGCTGGTGCACCTGAGCCTGGGCAACAAGGAGCGCTACGAGGACTGGCTGGAGCACTTCCGGGATCTGGTGCGCCGGGGGCTGAAGACGCCGCTGACGGTGACGACGGACGGGGCGCCGGGGCTGATCCAGGCGGTGGAAGCCATGTGGCCGGAGGCGGAGCGCATCCGCTGCTGGGTGCACAAGATGCGGAACGTGCTGGACAAGGTGCCGGAGGAGGCGCGGCCCGTGCTCAAGCCCTACCTGGAGGCGATCCGGGACGCACCGGATATCGAGCAGGGCCGGCGGCTGGTGGCCGAGGTGGTGGAGCGGTTCGGGCGGGAGTATCCCTCGGCCATGCGGAGCCTGCAGGAGGACCTGGAAGCGAGCCTGGCGCACCTGCGGCTACCCGCCGCCCACCGCAAGCATGTCCGGACCACCAACCTGGTGGAGCGCAGCTTCGAGGAGGAGCGGCGGCGCGCCAAGGTGATCCCGCGGTTTCGGAGCGAGCGGGAGTGCCTGAAGCTAGTCTTCGCCGTGCTGTGGCGGGCGAGTGAGCGCTGGCGGCGGGTGCAGTTCAGCGAGCACGAACGAAAGCAGCTGGAGCGCTACATCGAGGAGCGGCAACGGCAAAGAGCGGCGCAGAAAGAGGTTTCACCCGCTGCCACCGTGGCATGACCCAGACCGCTTTTACAGACAGTTCGGGACTTGACCTTTCGGCCGGGTGTGACCTGGCGCAATTATCCCGGTGGCGCGTCAAGGGCGAGTTTCAATCCTCACCCGGCCTTTCGGCCGGGTGTGACAGGGTGTATGTGGAGGAAGCGTATGGCGACATCCTGTTTCAATCCTCACCCGGCCTTTCGGCCGGGTGTGACTGGTGGAGCGGTACTACTTTGAGGGGCGGCCCCGGGTTTCAATCCTCACCCGGCCTTTCGGCCGGGTGTGACCCACTCCTTGAGCCCCGGGGCCGTGTCCATGGCCTCGTTTCAATCCTCACCCGGCCTTTCGGCCGGGTGTGACGATCTACGGGCGCTGTCCTACGACCCGCTGGAGTGGGTTTCAATCCTCACCCGGCCTTTCGGCCGGGTGTGACCGGCTGGAGGGGACCGTCTCGTTCGCTGCCGTCCGGTTTCAATCCTCACCCGGCCTTTCGGCCGGGTGTGACGTAAGGTGATGGCGGAAAATGCGGCCCTGGAGCTGTTTCAATCCTCACCCGGCCTTTCGGCCGGGTGTGACACGCAGATGGCCGGTTCGACGGCCCGCAAGGGCAAGTTTCAATCCTCACCCGGCCTTTCGGCCGGGTGTGACACCCGCACCTGACCGTCGGCGACCACGGCGATACGTTTCAATCCTCACCCGGCCTTTCGGCCGGGTGTGACGTGATCCACGCCGGCGACCCGATCCCAGCCGAGGAGTTTCAATCCTCACCCGGCCTTTCGGCCGGGTGTGACCTTGGCGCCGACCGTTCTCGGAGATTTGCGCGAAGTTTCAATCCTCACCCGGCCTTTCGGCCGGGTGTGACACTCCAGGCCATCGTGATGGTGAGACGGGCCTGCTCCACGTTTCAATCCTCACCCGGCCTTTCGGCCGGGTGTGACCACAGCGAGGGGTACTATTGGGGGATGCTGGCCCGGGTTTCAATGTCATCGCCGGTGTTAAACTGACCCGGGATCGCCGGGTAAGAACTGACCCACCCCCCAGCAAAGACACCTTCCGAATCCAGCCACGGAGCGGGAGGTGTCCTCGGCAACATGCTGGGAGGTGGGAAGGTGAAACGCTTATACGAGCTTCATGGCGAGGGTCGGTCCATCCGGGAGATCGCGCGAATCCTCGGCATCTCCCGGAACACGGTGCGGCGGTACTTGCGCGCCACCGAGGTGCCCAAGCCGGCACCTCGGGCGGCTCGCGGCTCGAAGCTCGACCCGTACAAAGAGTTTATCCTGCAACGGGTCGCGGAAGGTGTGGAAAACTGCGTCGTCCTTCTCCGCGAGCTGCGGACCCAGGGTTACGAGGGGGGCTACACCATCCTCAAGGAGTTCGTCCGGCCCCTGCGTCGCCCCCGATCCATCCCTGGCACGGTCCGGTTCGAGACGCAGCCAGGCCAGCAGGCGCAAGTGGATTGGGGCAGCTGTGCCTATACGCTGCCGGACGGCACGGTCCGGCGAAAGTGGGTCTTCGCGATGGTGCTCAGCTGGTCGCGGGCCCTGTACGTCGAGTTTGTCGACCGCGCCGACACCGCGACGTTCATCCGCTGCCATCTGAACGCGTTCCGGTACTTCGGCGGGGTA
The sequence above is drawn from the Thermaerobacter sp. FW80 genome and encodes:
- a CDS encoding beta-galactosidase, with the protein product MEGSRQPLGRRFLLGVNYWPSRQGVAMWALWDADAVHRELRALADAGCQVVRFFLRWSHFQPEEDRVDPVALERLRQFCDLAHAVGLGVIPTFFTGHMSGENWDVPWRQGRCPYTDPGMLRAQVRLIQAAAEAIGDHPALRAWDLANEPDIFVRPPSPDAGWLWCRLLYRELKAHTPHVPVTLGIHVTSLADDCGLRPEDIADAADFVCMHLYPIYSPWCPDPAGTVRPNLLVPFGDRLVAAMARRPALAEEFGSTTLMMSPTLHGRYVSAVLASLLLHGSLGALAWCGLDFACAEELPYDSTPYEVAFGILDAQGRPKPAGEAFGRFARLLRRLPDDLTPAPGPAAILLPERYYDNADPDVTPERNFAVLFNAFVLARRAGLPVALVRPDDDWTPYRLLILPCVPRRNSLSNRTWNRLRRWVEAGGTLYLSYDGAALPGMDDVFGITVLDAHPREAVHGPGPWELLLHPAACDPDALLEPDPRAGDARPVARLVPPARSAPRKRLVASPTGARVLGWIRPVRPGGDGDADRDLATWDEPASSDEPAVFVHRYGRGWAVLVTDPLEWILACMPGAYGAGRGTGSETGRPADAAAGGQAASASPAGVPRASAWAPARSTTAAWPIATPAAGVAPASASGVTAVPQGEGGEVGSGPTSLQQGGGAWGSVKDAEGRSSSRSRPGTGPLGPEQVYRLAAGLAGIVPEWEADHPDVETGVLVPGAVDGGHQVGESNPAGPLAPGIIPSPGGQVASSAVPDPSAAPAARYLVVVNHRPEPVTVTLSGRGPAELIDVETGSALACRPTGPRERGRPRWQTPPWRLEPGGWRVFRIAGDALDAAALSRSRGDGVPS
- a CDS encoding VWA domain-containing protein gives rise to the protein MDTPNGQDTPTKNLRDHVILLVRRLRAMGLPTSPADAVNALAALEHVDLGDPAEVRSALRLVLARRPEDLPVLDRELDAFFWGDPVRQRLPGWLAPRRPAATSATSDPVGDRHHGDPADDSHPPDRDPLSEAASAPSRSSPGHPDARSDSRSAAEAGDEPAGGDPAGHPDDGTGPTAEAAGSRATDGDPDHPRAPGADSVQDLGLHLILAVLPAAASAGAGTGVEADGPSHGSRAWQARAGGSPGGYSPLAVLTRRDVQLLNDEDRRLVMAAASQLGRWLATRPSRRFVRARKGAIDGRRALREAARKAGDLFQWPRRRRRAGRLRLLAVLDVSGSMDVYSQLFLHFLHGLQQQGGRVETFAVGTRLTRLTTVLRTPRPEAAMARAAAVTADWSGGTRLGEGLWRLADRYGHLLDRDTVLLVISDGLDRGDLGLLDRALRACRRRVRALIWLNPLAGDPRYEPLARGMQVALPYVDVLAPAHSLESLVQLSQELRRQAWAVHRLRRTNRPRARRLPS
- a CDS encoding IS256 family transposase; its protein translation is MSRIPPSQQLAELARQLAAQAREGTEVEDLTHALVRLGARKLIQELLEAEVTELLGRGRYERREPGQEGARNGYKPRTLRCAEGRLEIDVPQVRGMEGLCQPTLWRALKRRTDVLERLVVEMYARGLSSRDIEDALAELAGSEAPLLSRSTVSRITEALHEEFEAFAQRDLSGLDVVYLFADAIYESLRRQAGCREGILVTWAILSDGSKVLVHLSLGNKERYEDWLEHFRDLVRRGLKTPLTVTTDGAPGLIQAVEAMWPEAERIRCWVHKMRNVLDKVPEEARPVLKPYLEAIRDAPDIEQGRRLVAEVVERFGREYPSAMRSLQEDLEASLAHLRLPAAHRKHVRTTNLVERSFEEERRRAKVIPRFRSERECLKLVFAVLWRASERWRRVQFSEHERKQLERYIEERQRQRAAQKEVSPAATVA